In bacterium, the following are encoded in one genomic region:
- a CDS encoding serine/threonine-protein kinase → MNENTFEGQYEVLGKRYKILKRIAVGGLAEVFKAQDLVLKRIVALKKILKTYSDDARFVDMFWDEAVHTAILNHRNIVQAYDFLRTDDNTFYIVMEYVDGQNLKEILDRCQETKTTIPLELATYIIAEVARGLAYAHRKKEEATDRPLNIVHRDVTPSNIMLYHEGKVKLTDFGIAKAASARVEGEKGALKGKIPYMSPEQARGKEEEIDARSDVFALGSVMYEVFTGERLFKADTDAATLQKVTAAKVDFSFIEKLGVPKRLKVILSKALQRDSAKRYKDAQEMYNDLELFIAENRFILKEENLQAFMHDLFAKEIKEEKIIEEKIKEEAERPAVQPAPPPKPAPPAPPSVESDIAWAGAPAAPAPPPRRPSVEKAPAAAPAAPTPAPTPKPSLEEEGEKTVFDLMISSAQKYKKIVVGSLIGVMSIFILFLSLDTFFQWTALGTKVYDTIRPPALVIKSFPPEATVFLDGEKIGMVKPTLKVPEISPGNYELRLEKEGFSPIIRTITITGKKGIVETTGERGDVSAEEGSNVVAFSFETDLIIESNPEVATVYLDDRKLSQKTPLRQSVYVGEHDIKLEATGFEVLGGCRINTLDPVAGAEVDRRFWSFQPDEEKGLNIYRIKGEMFKYVTVTSNPPGANVLVDNEVRGRTPMNDLLIKAGEHQLDIKLPGFESYSQRLVVTTAQIPPITSVLKKFVQFFAYPEGTTARGQANDVKAKVYRGGNLIGTTPILQYSLNPGLYTFTFEKPPYQSKEIRFNTQQGNQVVAYLASPPPRMRISVYDEETKKPISKAYVWQNDRYFGRTDGKGISEGPIEGEGHYVIKITKEGYLTATTETDVSRQTLGSDFTWSKDIYLQQASVTGNIVVDPYYYDAEIWLDGQSQGRGLQRLQDVPQGVHNVVARHPQFLADAKATITIESPGQTFVVVIDENGRASLQEK, encoded by the coding sequence ATGAACGAAAACACTTTTGAAGGCCAGTATGAAGTTTTAGGCAAGCGATACAAAATTCTCAAGCGGATAGCGGTGGGTGGTCTGGCTGAAGTCTTCAAGGCCCAGGATTTGGTCTTGAAGAGGATTGTAGCCTTAAAGAAAATCCTTAAGACTTATTCCGACGATGCTCGATTTGTAGATATGTTTTGGGATGAGGCAGTCCATACGGCTATTCTTAATCATCGGAATATTGTCCAGGCCTACGATTTCCTTAGAACTGATGATAACACCTTTTATATTGTTATGGAATACGTGGATGGCCAAAACCTGAAAGAGATCCTGGATAGGTGCCAGGAAACGAAGACCACCATCCCCCTGGAATTAGCCACTTACATCATCGCTGAGGTAGCCAGAGGTCTGGCTTATGCCCATCGAAAAAAGGAAGAAGCTACTGATCGTCCGCTTAACATCGTTCATAGAGATGTAACTCCCAGCAATATAATGCTATATCACGAAGGCAAGGTTAAGCTGACTGATTTTGGCATAGCCAAGGCCGCTTCAGCCAGGGTAGAAGGAGAAAAAGGGGCGCTGAAAGGTAAAATCCCTTACATGTCGCCCGAACAAGCCCGGGGGAAAGAAGAGGAGATCGATGCCCGATCAGATGTGTTTGCTTTAGGATCGGTTATGTACGAAGTCTTTACCGGGGAGAGACTATTTAAGGCTGATACAGATGCGGCCACCTTGCAAAAAGTGACCGCCGCCAAGGTGGATTTTTCATTTATAGAGAAACTGGGAGTCCCCAAGAGACTTAAGGTAATACTAAGTAAGGCCCTTCAACGTGACTCAGCCAAGAGATACAAAGATGCTCAGGAGATGTATAATGACCTGGAACTCTTCATCGCCGAGAACAGGTTTATTCTGAAAGAAGAAAATCTTCAGGCCTTTATGCATGATCTTTTTGCTAAGGAGATAAAAGAAGAAAAGATCATAGAAGAGAAGATCAAAGAAGAGGCCGAACGGCCAGCGGTTCAACCTGCCCCGCCCCCTAAACCTGCTCCACCTGCCCCACCTTCCGTAGAGAGTGATATTGCTTGGGCCGGAGCGCCAGCAGCGCCTGCGCCGCCGCCTCGCCGCCCTTCGGTAGAAAAAGCCCCGGCCGCGGCCCCAGCGGCGCCCACACCTGCCCCGACACCTAAACCCTCCCTGGAAGAAGAAGGCGAGAAGACCGTCTTTGATCTGATGATCTCCTCAGCTCAAAAGTACAAAAAGATCGTGGTCGGTTCTCTTATTGGGGTGATGAGCATTTTTATCCTCTTTTTATCTCTGGATACCTTCTTCCAGTGGACGGCCCTGGGAACGAAGGTCTATGATACTATCCGGCCGCCGGCCTTAGTTATTAAATCTTTCCCGCCAGAAGCGACCGTCTTCTTAGACGGAGAGAAGATTGGGATGGTCAAGCCTACCCTTAAGGTGCCGGAAATATCTCCTGGCAATTATGAGCTTAGATTGGAAAAAGAAGGATTCTCACCCATTATCCGAACCATTACTATTACGGGAAAGAAGGGAATTGTCGAGACTACTGGAGAAAGAGGTGATGTATCAGCTGAGGAAGGATCAAATGTGGTGGCCTTTAGCTTTGAGACCGACCTGATCATTGAATCTAATCCGGAAGTGGCCACTGTCTACCTGGACGATCGAAAGTTATCCCAAAAGACCCCCTTAAGACAGTCGGTTTATGTCGGCGAGCACGATATTAAATTGGAAGCCACGGGATTTGAAGTGCTGGGAGGATGTCGGATTAATACCCTGGACCCGGTGGCTGGGGCAGAGGTGGATCGAAGGTTCTGGTCTTTTCAACCGGATGAAGAAAAGGGACTTAATATTTACCGGATAAAGGGAGAGATGTTTAAATACGTCACGGTGACCTCTAATCCTCCGGGGGCCAATGTCCTGGTTGATAATGAAGTTAGAGGTAGAACGCCTATGAATGACCTCCTCATTAAAGCCGGGGAACATCAACTTGATATTAAGCTACCTGGTTTTGAATCTTACTCTCAAAGATTAGTGGTCACCACGGCTCAAATACCGCCTATAACTTCTGTGCTAAAGAAATTTGTCCAATTTTTTGCTTACCCTGAAGGAACCACCGCTCGCGGTCAGGCCAATGATGTTAAGGCCAAGGTCTATCGCGGGGGAAACCTTATCGGAACTACCCCTATTTTGCAATACTCATTGAATCCCGGCCTATACACCTTTACCTTTGAAAAACCCCCTTATCAGTCCAAAGAGATAAGGTTCAACACTCAGCAGGGCAACCAGGTAGTGGCTTATTTGGCCTCGCCGCCTCCCAGGATGCGGATTAGTGTATATGATGAAGAGACAAAAAAACCAATATCAAAGGCCTATGTCTGGCAAAATGACCGTTATTTTGGACGAACTGATGGGAAAGGGATTTCCGAGGGGCCAATAGAAGGAGAAGGGCATTATGTGATTAAGATAACCAAGGAAGGTTATCTGACGGCTACGACAGAAACCGATGTTTCCCGGCAAACCTTAGGGAGTGATTTTACCTGGTCAAAGGATATTTATCTGCAACAAGCCTCCGTAACCGGGAATATCGTGGTTGATCCCTATTATTATGATGCTGAAATCTGGCTGGATGGCCAGTCTCAAGGGAGAGGACTGCAGAGACTGCAGGATGTCCCTCAGGGTGTGCATAATGTGGTGGCAAGACACCCGCAATTCCTGGCAGATGCTAAGGCCACCATTACTATCGAAAGCCCTGGTCAAACCTTTGTGGTGGTTATCGATGAAAATGGGCGAGCGAGTCTCCAGGAGAAATAA
- a CDS encoding FG-GAP-like repeat-containing protein, translated as MPKIVVKQKAEILQERILDKDTLRIGRSEANDLVLVDKSVSMDHAQIKREHGIFLVEDLRSAYGVTVNGEKIETTRRINLGDEIGIGNYTLVFKTTRSEAASAKEPETFFNLVGIYGKTENKRFELKKTDPTRLGRNRELNDIILTDPSTSRRHAQITFQNNEYIFTDRRSRNRSFINGNEIDEAQEVILNQNDELQIGQNIFRFTQEGMEDYSPPRVAGTVWIRIKSPAKKVGIILIMLAGLIYGISGLHALRILGQQPDPLTLKRSSWMPQQKEGPESQQIIPTGPLGITSSPSLGDLNGDGVMDVVIGSKDGFLYAWDGQKGTKIWEPLQLGTEIISSPSLGDINLDGRPDVVVCSNTSRFYVVDGSTGKLIEKSDILSGVAGCSPAVTDIDMDGRLDIVVTSEEDDGTVYFRLSKTRQDLYRISIGSKMLGSPAIANMDADGWPEVIIGANDGKIYIIDPVKETIESVDVTEMLNMSLGIQLILNEITEAPAVGDVNGDGMADIAVATNAYYVMMIDGKQRKLLWYHLIEPPTMKEPPLRHPSPVMADLDNDGLLDVVVASFNGQMTGFKGKGEKGRAKVLWSYSTGEDNRIVASPAMADLDKDGILDVVIGAEDGRVYILNGEPTEAKRQLLWKSEAKSSKKIEWGKVYAFNFPITSSSAIGDMDGDGYLNLVFGTYDNRFYALSTNTRVFDNEITWGMFQRIGSHTGQYPFKVSTGQYWLMILLAVVLEAVTIVLIRVYLNRREKMRVASL; from the coding sequence GTGCCAAAGATCGTAGTCAAACAAAAGGCAGAGATCCTTCAGGAGAGAATTTTAGATAAAGATACCTTGCGCATTGGTCGAAGTGAAGCTAATGACCTGGTGTTGGTAGATAAGAGTGTTTCAATGGACCACGCTCAAATAAAGCGGGAGCATGGTATATTTCTGGTGGAAGACCTAAGAAGCGCCTATGGAGTTACGGTTAATGGAGAAAAGATAGAGACTACCCGCCGAATAAATCTGGGAGACGAAATTGGTATTGGTAATTATACCCTTGTCTTTAAAACCACTCGGTCCGAAGCAGCTTCAGCCAAAGAACCAGAAACCTTTTTTAATCTGGTGGGCATATACGGTAAGACAGAAAATAAACGGTTTGAATTAAAGAAGACGGACCCGACCAGACTGGGCAGGAACCGGGAATTAAACGATATTATCTTAACTGATCCTTCTACCTCCAGACGGCATGCCCAGATAACTTTTCAAAACAACGAATATATCTTTACTGACCGAAGGAGCCGAAATCGAAGTTTTATTAACGGAAATGAAATTGATGAGGCCCAGGAAGTAATTTTAAACCAGAATGACGAGCTGCAGATTGGTCAGAATATCTTCCGGTTTACTCAGGAAGGGATGGAAGATTATTCTCCCCCACGGGTAGCCGGGACGGTTTGGATCAGGATAAAAAGTCCGGCCAAAAAGGTGGGCATTATTCTTATTATGTTAGCCGGACTTATTTACGGTATCTCTGGTTTGCACGCCCTTCGAATCCTGGGTCAGCAGCCGGATCCCCTAACCCTGAAACGTAGTTCCTGGATGCCCCAGCAAAAAGAAGGCCCGGAAAGCCAACAAATTATTCCTACCGGACCTCTGGGTATCACATCTTCGCCGTCCCTGGGTGATCTAAACGGAGATGGAGTAATGGATGTGGTCATTGGTTCAAAGGATGGATTCCTTTACGCCTGGGATGGTCAAAAGGGAACTAAGATCTGGGAGCCTCTTCAATTGGGCACAGAGATCATCTCTTCTCCGAGCCTGGGTGATATAAATCTTGATGGTCGGCCGGATGTAGTGGTCTGTTCCAACACCTCCAGATTTTATGTGGTTGATGGCTCAACAGGTAAGCTGATCGAGAAAAGCGATATTTTGAGCGGTGTAGCCGGATGCAGTCCGGCGGTAACGGATATAGATATGGATGGACGATTGGATATCGTGGTCACTTCGGAGGAAGATGACGGGACGGTTTATTTCAGATTGTCTAAGACGAGGCAAGACTTATATCGCATCTCTATCGGGAGCAAAATGCTGGGTTCACCGGCCATAGCTAATATGGATGCGGATGGTTGGCCGGAAGTTATTATAGGCGCCAATGATGGCAAGATTTATATTATTGATCCTGTTAAAGAAACAATAGAGTCGGTGGATGTCACTGAGATGCTTAATATGAGCCTGGGCATTCAACTTATCTTAAACGAGATTACGGAAGCGCCGGCCGTGGGTGATGTGAATGGAGATGGAATGGCTGACATAGCGGTGGCGACTAATGCCTATTATGTAATGATGATTGATGGCAAACAGCGTAAGCTCCTCTGGTACCATCTGATTGAACCCCCGACTATGAAGGAGCCGCCTCTCAGACATCCTTCACCGGTTATGGCTGACCTCGATAATGATGGCCTCCTGGATGTAGTCGTGGCCTCATTTAATGGCCAGATGACCGGTTTTAAAGGGAAGGGAGAGAAGGGCCGGGCCAAAGTTTTGTGGTCTTACTCTACAGGAGAAGATAATAGGATCGTCGCTTCACCAGCCATGGCCGATCTGGATAAAGACGGCATCCTGGATGTGGTTATTGGGGCAGAAGACGGAAGGGTCTATATATTGAATGGCGAACCTACTGAAGCCAAACGCCAGCTTCTATGGAAAAGTGAGGCCAAATCTTCCAAAAAGATTGAGTGGGGAAAGGTCTATGCCTTCAACTTTCCTATTACCTCCTCATCAGCCATTGGCGATATGGATGGCGATGGTTATCTTAACCTTGTCTTTGGGACTTACGACAATAGATTCTATGCCCTCTCAACCAATACCAGGGTCTTTGATAATGAAATCACCTGGGGCATGTTTCAGCGAATCGGGTCACATACAGGGCAATATCCTTTTAAGGTTAGCACAGGTCAGTATTGGCTTATGATCCTTCTTGCCGTGGTGCTGGAGGCAGTAACTATTGTTCTGATCAGGGTCTACCTGAACAGAAGAGAAAAAATGAGGGTAGCTAGCCTGTAA
- a CDS encoding alanine--glyoxylate aminotransferase family protein: protein MLKQYLLTPGPTEVPLEVSLAGVRPIIHHRTPEFRRLFAEIAEGLKIIFQTRKDCLVFASSGTGGMEAAVVNLLSPGDTVLVVRGGKFGERWAEICQAYGVEVMPIDVPYGEAVDPLVIENELKHDSFFKIKAVFTTLAETSTGVLTDINAIGRIVRNYKAVLVVDAISGLGSCELRMDSWHVDVCVAGSQKGLMLPPGLAFAAVSDKAWRLVGESKLPKYYWSFEKAKKALSDNQTAYTPAISLLMSLKESLSMIRLEGWDKVLKRHESLASACRAGITALGLELFAKRPADSVTAVNVPDGIDGERLIRRAKEVYGVSLAGGQGELKGKIFRISHLGYTDTFDVIIALACLEMVLKDLGMHGIEIGAGVRAAEQVLRKGRSS, encoded by the coding sequence ATGCTAAAACAATATTTATTAACCCCGGGACCAACGGAAGTCCCGCTGGAGGTAAGTTTGGCCGGGGTCAGGCCGATTATCCATCATCGGACACCGGAGTTTAGAAGGCTTTTTGCCGAGATAGCCGAAGGTTTAAAGATCATCTTCCAAACCAGAAAGGATTGCCTTGTCTTTGCCTCATCCGGGACCGGCGGAATGGAAGCGGCCGTGGTTAACCTCCTTTCACCGGGGGATACGGTCCTGGTAGTTAGAGGGGGGAAATTCGGCGAGCGGTGGGCCGAGATATGCCAGGCCTATGGAGTGGAGGTCATGCCCATTGATGTCCCTTATGGGGAAGCCGTCGATCCCCTGGTCATCGAAAATGAGCTGAAGCACGACAGCTTTTTTAAGATAAAGGCCGTGTTTACTACCTTAGCTGAAACTTCAACCGGCGTGTTGACTGACATAAATGCTATTGGACGAATAGTTCGCAATTACAAGGCTGTCCTGGTAGTTGATGCGATCAGCGGCTTAGGCTCATGCGAACTGAGAATGGACAGTTGGCACGTAGATGTCTGTGTGGCCGGTTCTCAAAAGGGATTAATGCTTCCACCCGGCCTGGCCTTTGCGGCGGTTAGCGACAAGGCCTGGCGTTTAGTGGGGGAATCAAAACTGCCTAAATATTACTGGTCCTTTGAAAAGGCCAAAAAGGCCTTATCCGATAATCAAACGGCTTATACTCCGGCCATATCATTACTTATGAGTCTGAAAGAGTCCCTGTCTATGATCAGGCTCGAAGGATGGGATAAGGTCCTGAAGCGCCATGAGTCTCTGGCCTCTGCCTGCCGGGCGGGAATAACCGCCCTTGGTCTTGAACTCTTTGCCAAACGTCCAGCCGACAGTGTCACGGCGGTCAATGTCCCGGACGGCATAGACGGCGAGAGATTAATTAGAAGGGCCAAAGAGGTATACGGCGTCAGCCTGGCTGGTGGTCAGGGTGAGCTAAAGGGCAAGATCTTCAGGATATCTCACCTGGGTTATACTGACACCTTTGATGTCATCATTGCCCTCGCCTGCCTAGAAATGGTTTTGAAAGACCTGGGTATGCACGGGATCGAAATAGGCGCCGGCGTGAGGGCAGCCGAGCAGGTGCTCAGGAAGGGACGCTCATCATAG
- the serA gene encoding phosphoglycerate dehydrogenase, which yields MAKVLVSDPLAKQGIAILEEAKGIEVETKPGLSEDELVSIMGGYDALLVRSSTQVTAKIIEAGKNLKVIGRAGVGLDNVDLEAATRAGIVVMNTPDGNTISTAEHTMSLILALSRNIPQANASLKGKEWKRSEFAGVEIFGKTLGIIGLGRIGREVAKRAAGFGMKIIAYDPFVSIEHARGMKIEMVELDNLYKLSDFITFHIPLTKESRHMVGAKELSLMKDGVRIINCARGGIIDEGALYSALVSGKVAGCALDVYEQEPPFDSPLLELDNCITVPHLGASTKEAQLNVAIDIAKQVVDCLTGGPIRNAANIPVMDPELAAQLQPFITLSERLGKLSAQLVDGNMEEVTVEYAGQIASKDISILTTTIIKGLLMDPMANYVNAIPIATEQGIKITESKTSQREDFVNLISVSVKTDRMSRRVAGTLFKRSDPRLVYIDHFEVDAVPTGDLLILFQTDEPGIIGRIGTILGENGINIGWLKLGREKVGGQALSLWNLDGTISKETMTEITSIPEIKEARLVRL from the coding sequence ATGGCCAAAGTTCTGGTGAGTGACCCGTTGGCCAAACAGGGGATTGCTATTCTGGAAGAAGCCAAAGGGATAGAAGTTGAGACTAAACCAGGCTTATCGGAAGATGAATTGGTCTCCATTATGGGAGGATACGATGCCTTACTGGTTCGAAGCAGCACTCAGGTGACCGCTAAGATCATTGAGGCGGGGAAGAATCTTAAGGTAATTGGCCGGGCCGGCGTAGGTTTGGACAATGTTGATCTGGAGGCAGCCACCAGGGCAGGTATCGTGGTTATGAATACACCGGATGGGAATACCATCTCTACGGCGGAGCATACCATGAGCCTTATTTTAGCCTTGAGCCGGAACATTCCCCAGGCTAATGCCTCCCTGAAAGGAAAGGAATGGAAGAGATCAGAATTTGCCGGGGTGGAGATTTTTGGTAAGACCCTGGGCATAATCGGCCTGGGTCGAATTGGACGTGAAGTGGCTAAGAGGGCTGCCGGATTTGGGATGAAGATTATTGCCTATGATCCCTTTGTTTCCATAGAACATGCCCGGGGAATGAAAATAGAGATGGTGGAGTTGGATAATCTGTATAAGCTCTCTGATTTTATAACCTTCCACATCCCCCTTACTAAAGAATCCCGGCATATGGTGGGAGCTAAGGAACTCTCTCTAATGAAAGATGGGGTCAGGATCATAAATTGTGCTCGAGGGGGGATCATAGACGAGGGGGCCCTTTATTCCGCCCTTGTTTCCGGCAAAGTAGCCGGTTGTGCCTTAGATGTCTACGAACAGGAACCACCTTTTGACAGCCCACTGCTGGAATTAGACAATTGTATCACGGTTCCCCACCTGGGGGCCTCAACCAAAGAGGCCCAGCTAAATGTGGCCATTGATATTGCTAAGCAGGTAGTTGATTGCCTCACGGGGGGGCCGATTCGGAACGCCGCCAATATTCCCGTTATGGACCCGGAACTGGCCGCCCAGTTACAGCCTTTCATCACCCTGTCAGAGCGTCTGGGCAAACTTTCAGCTCAACTGGTCGATGGAAATATGGAAGAAGTAACCGTCGAGTATGCGGGTCAAATAGCCTCCAAAGATATAAGTATATTAACCACGACTATTATTAAAGGTCTCCTGATGGACCCGATGGCTAACTATGTGAATGCCATCCCTATCGCCACAGAACAGGGAATAAAGATCACCGAATCAAAGACTTCCCAGAGAGAAGACTTTGTTAACCTTATCTCTGTTTCCGTCAAAACCGACCGGATGTCACGAAGGGTGGCTGGTACTCTCTTTAAACGCAGCGATCCTCGCCTGGTTTATATTGACCATTTCGAAGTGGATGCTGTTCCGACGGGGGATTTGCTTATCCTTTTTCAGACTGACGAACCGGGAATTATTGGCCGGATAGGCACGATTTTAGGTGAAAATGGAATAAATATTGGCTGGCTAAAATTGGGGCGAGAAAAAGTAGGCGGGCAGGCCCTCTCTCTCTGGAACCTTGATGGAACTATCTCTAAAGAAACGATGACTGAAATTACCTCTATTCCGGAGATTAAGGAGGCCAGATTGGTCAGGCTTTGA
- a CDS encoding diguanylate cyclase — MNAQERLNQFLNNEAWRHLKKTITDRIGSAYWVMNSQGEIVYHLERDTEFCQVIKESPRARQECKKLALSSLEKVTRQGNKTVVDVCPHGLLFYLCPLVFEEELIGIIGGCEIKGNGVDTDTFSQWARGFELDEGRLLLSLSRAKPISIEVLKTEAELLNLLADLQIAFLNQVSEMKKEQKVQLERERLTVKIKELEKQAEEIIELKQESVLLREETEKLIDKLEGEEVKADDLAELKTNIERLKTEIVAMENEAKRLRSLAKELEKEAEVLEAESKEALELKTKIKELKAQAAAAEERGKELAAEVAKAEEIIARSEEVIELKTQRDELDTLYNLTRHLPSLSDPEEMVGLTLDRIQAAFDYHLGAYVLMINEKTVGKIKTLAEGGQIEEVKNQIKENWLRLQAGDEGKDISFTVQVEQKAPLEEGDIQSVLSSPLVKRGKVIGLINIGSLKSEAFSPSQKRLFSLISSHLSSALAQAGNMRRAEDLVERDELTGAFSFGYFNKILMSQFAYARRYTHSLSLILFDFDRLKVFNDRFSHEAGNRLLKSVIEQIKDNIREVDYLARWSGDRFIILLPETNKKLAARIAERLRKQITGYQVIVGSRKAQITISLGVVTYPHIEVKESKELFMRANEALYQAKQRGGNQVFIYGKESGWRKFLKRIMAK, encoded by the coding sequence ATGAATGCCCAGGAAAGATTAAACCAATTCTTAAATAACGAAGCCTGGAGGCATCTTAAGAAGACTATTACGGACAGAATCGGCTCCGCTTACTGGGTAATGAACAGCCAGGGAGAGATAGTCTATCATCTGGAGCGGGACACTGAGTTCTGTCAGGTAATAAAAGAATCTCCCCGGGCCAGGCAAGAATGTAAAAAGCTGGCGCTTTCTTCTTTAGAAAAGGTCACCCGCCAGGGCAATAAAACCGTGGTTGATGTATGTCCTCACGGCCTTCTTTTCTACCTTTGCCCTCTTGTTTTTGAAGAAGAACTGATCGGTATAATCGGCGGCTGTGAAATCAAAGGCAATGGAGTAGATACTGACACCTTTTCCCAATGGGCCAGGGGATTCGAACTGGATGAAGGAAGACTTCTTCTTTCCCTATCAAGGGCAAAACCTATTTCAATAGAGGTATTAAAAACAGAGGCGGAATTGCTGAACCTTCTGGCTGACCTACAGATAGCTTTCCTTAATCAGGTTTCAGAGATGAAAAAAGAGCAGAAAGTTCAGTTGGAACGCGAAAGATTGACTGTTAAGATAAAGGAACTTGAAAAGCAGGCTGAGGAAATAATAGAACTAAAACAGGAGTCCGTCCTTCTCAGAGAAGAGACGGAGAAGCTGATAGATAAGTTGGAGGGTGAAGAAGTTAAGGCGGATGATTTGGCGGAATTGAAGACCAACATAGAAAGACTAAAGACTGAAATCGTGGCCATGGAGAATGAAGCCAAGAGGCTGCGGAGTCTGGCTAAGGAATTAGAAAAAGAAGCAGAAGTGCTGGAGGCTGAATCAAAAGAAGCCCTCGAACTTAAAACCAAGATCAAAGAACTCAAGGCTCAGGCAGCCGCCGCCGAAGAAAGGGGGAAAGAGTTAGCCGCCGAGGTAGCTAAAGCCGAAGAAATAATCGCTCGTTCAGAAGAAGTCATTGAATTAAAAACCCAACGGGATGAGCTGGATACCCTGTATAACCTTACCAGGCACCTGCCTTCTCTTTCGGATCCTGAAGAGATGGTCGGTTTAACCCTGGACAGGATACAAGCTGCTTTTGATTATCATCTTGGCGCTTATGTCCTTATGATTAATGAAAAAACCGTGGGAAAGATAAAGACTTTAGCCGAAGGTGGGCAGATTGAAGAGGTCAAGAATCAAATAAAGGAAAATTGGCTGCGCCTTCAGGCCGGAGATGAGGGAAAAGACATATCCTTTACGGTTCAGGTTGAGCAGAAGGCACCTCTTGAAGAAGGGGATATTCAATCCGTGCTTAGCTCCCCTTTAGTGAAGCGGGGAAAGGTAATCGGTCTCATAAACATTGGTTCGCTGAAGAGCGAGGCTTTTTCTCCGTCACAAAAGAGGCTTTTCTCACTGATCAGCAGCCACCTTTCGTCTGCTTTAGCCCAGGCCGGTAATATGCGTCGAGCCGAAGACTTGGTTGAACGCGATGAATTGACCGGCGCCTTCAGCTTTGGATATTTCAATAAAATTTTAATGAGCCAATTTGCCTATGCCAGGCGGTATACTCATTCTCTCTCCTTAATTTTGTTTGATTTCGATCGGCTTAAGGTATTTAATGACCGGTTTAGCCATGAAGCCGGCAATAGATTGTTAAAATCAGTGATCGAACAAATAAAGGACAACATTCGTGAGGTAGACTACCTGGCCCGATGGAGTGGGGACAGATTTATCATTCTTCTCCCTGAAACAAATAAAAAATTGGCGGCCAGGATAGCGGAGAGGCTCAGAAAGCAAATTACCGGATATCAGGTAATAGTGGGTAGTAGAAAGGCTCAGATCACCATTAGCTTAGGGGTAGTCACTTATCCGCATATAGAGGTGAAAGAATCAAAGGAATTATTTATGCGGGCCAATGAAGCCCTTTATCAGGCCAAACAGCGAGGGGGAAATCAAGTTTTCATTTATGGTAAAGAGAGCGGCTGGAGAAAATTCTTGAAGAGAATTATGGCCAAATGA
- a CDS encoding AAA family ATPase → MHEDIRLINERVEKEAIFVEKLTAEIGQVIVGQKYIIERLLIGLLANGHILLEGVPGLAKTMAVKTLADCIRAKFQRLQFTPDLLPADLIGTLIYNPKETKFTVKKGPIFANLILADEINRAPAKVQSALLEAMQERQVTIGDETYPLEEPFLVLATQNPIEQEGTYPLPEAQIDRFMLKLKITYPNKEEERRILERMTGAQLPSAAPVISREEIIQARSVVSSIYIDERIKDYIINLVFASRQPEDYNLPDLKSLIAYGASPRATIYLTVAAKTYAFLRRRGYVTPEDVKAIGPDILRHRIIVTYEAEAEEITSEDIIKQIFDEVEVP, encoded by the coding sequence ATGCACGAAGATATTAGGCTAATCAATGAACGGGTAGAAAAAGAGGCTATCTTTGTGGAAAAACTGACGGCCGAGATCGGCCAGGTGATTGTCGGCCAGAAATATATTATTGAAAGGCTCCTGATTGGATTGCTGGCTAATGGTCATATCCTCTTAGAAGGCGTGCCGGGTCTGGCCAAGACGATGGCGGTTAAGACCCTGGCTGACTGTATCCGGGCTAAATTTCAGCGCCTTCAGTTTACACCTGATTTACTTCCGGCTGATTTAATCGGCACCCTGATCTATAATCCCAAAGAGACAAAATTTACCGTCAAAAAGGGACCTATTTTTGCTAATCTTATCCTGGCCGATGAGATCAACCGCGCCCCGGCTAAGGTGCAGTCAGCCTTGCTTGAGGCTATGCAGGAAAGACAGGTGACCATTGGAGATGAGACCTATCCTTTAGAGGAGCCTTTTTTGGTCCTGGCCACCCAGAATCCGATTGAGCAGGAGGGAACTTACCCTCTACCCGAAGCCCAGATAGATAGGTTTATGTTGAAATTGAAGATTACCTATCCGAATAAGGAAGAAGAACGACGGATCCTGGAACGAATGACCGGCGCCCAACTACCCTCAGCCGCGCCTGTTATCTCACGAGAGGAGATTATCCAGGCCAGATCAGTGGTTAGCTCCATCTATATCGATGAACGAATCAAGGACTATATTATTAATTTAGTCTTTGCCAGCCGCCAGCCAGAAGATTATAATCTGCCGGACCTGAAGAGCCTTATTGCCTACGGGGCTTCACCCAGGGCCACTATCTATCTGACCGTAGCCGCCAAGACCTATGCCTTTCTGAGAAGGCGAGGCTATGTCACGCCGGAGGATGTCAAGGCCATCGGGCCAGATATCCTCCGTCACCGCATTATCGTTACCTATGAGGCCGAAGCCGAAGAGATCACCTCAGAGGATATAATCAAGCAGATATTCGATGAAGTGGAAGTCCCCTGA